A region of Fusarium keratoplasticum isolate Fu6.1 chromosome 6, whole genome shotgun sequence DNA encodes the following proteins:
- a CDS encoding YL1-C domain-containing protein, whose protein sequence is METEPRPSEMGTPRSSSLSSLSDSDSDSETAKNLQRRSNDSDSQTNNEDKIEWLATTRKRRSTAGNRMKSMLANEEPDSDLELLFAEDENDQGFSDVDENASDVHMDSSSDDEDNDNNDDDLEGEKELERQAKERRAAQRKRKAQEAIPAKFRKKVRIDPTTKTPAAPTRPPPRPKKKSERTSWLPSPADLPTRASSRQTTRLSKEQLHQQMVEREARRLKQVAQMQKKAARLEAMKKPPMTQEERLREAAIVEKRNSKSLNRWEVAEKQREEERRAKLAALHQRTLKGPVITFWSGIGEWMGKHMVIEEPAKEKRKRGEKAKGKDKDKSKGQDKTPAGEEKKDGNQDGPPAAGDASSKAKNEESQPAQQQPSTTPSESAAASGAKEAETSVTPKVDDVVTKPGEPPSTAPKTTSPTLKTEEPVRSMAMPPPPPPSGLAIHAPQPPSSTPTPPPPSPLAPPTSGLAAPSPLPATAPPDTTQQSIMTPPSGLARPPEPKPSGVLAAPILAPPLGISVNGAVPPMMGFSNPKSNVLAPPNTSQGVVPPTLSAIAPPPPSLSPPVTSSPAAKPTPATSSATTDPAPKDAHPQPISKPSDPPAKTPNADPSAAPNPPEAEPQPPQPSTGARNAMVFQNFDNNALKDRTIQTQIIFGRKMNKLPKPSPAPLCVITNHPARYRDPRTGLPYYNAYAYREIQRLIRNEYRWSCALNAWVGSGTYAARGVPERFLNPNKKGPEKKEPAAGDETKGEAAKTTDAAPAPKGPDGTTDAQVPENKTNPVKEEPKPSPISQPDTAKATAQVNTAAPGNLAQAPTAGHSTSISAPAPAPAPASAPVLTPPTFAPPTSAAAPAPQPQLQAPTNPPPTAVGTAPTPAQETK, encoded by the exons ATGGAGACGGAACCCAGGCCCTCGGAGATGGGGACTCCCCGTTCATCCTCCCTGTCGAGCCTCAGCGATAGTGACAGCGACAGCGAGACAGCGAAGAATCTCCAACGCCGCAGCAACGACTCCGATAGCCAGACCAACAATGAAGACAAGATAGAATGGCTTGCTACGACAAGGAAGCGCCGTTCGACCGCCGGTAATCGGATGAAGTCGATGCTCGCCAATGAAGAGCCCGATTCAGACCTCGAGCTCCTGTTCGCAGAGGACGAGAACGACCAGGGCTTCTCTGATGTTGACGAGAATGCATCCGACGTGCATATGGATTCTTCTTccgatgacgaggacaaTGACAACAACGATGATGATCTGGAGGGCGAGAAAGAGCTCGAGAGACAGGCCAAGGAGCGGCGCGCCGCCCAACGGAAGCGAAAGGCCCAAGAGGCCATCCCTGCAAAATTTCGCAAGAAGGTTCGCATCGATCCCACGACCAAGACGCCTGCTGCACCCACGAGGCCCCCGCCGCGACCTAAGAAGAAATCCGAGCGAACCTCGTGGCTGCCCTCACCGGCCGACCTACCGACCCGAGCGTCGTCCCGCCAAACGACCCGACTATCCAAGGAGCAGCTTCACCAGCAGATGGTGGAGCGTGAGGCACGTCGACTGAAGCAGGTTGCGCagatgcagaagaaggcggctCGTCTCGAGGCTATGAAGAAGCCACCCATGACACAGGAGGAGAGGTTGCGCGAGGCGGCCATCGTGGAGAAGCGCAACAGTAAGAGTCTCAACCGGTGGGAGGTGGCAGAAAAGCagcgcgaggaggagagacgGGCGAAGCTTGCTGCTCTGCATCAGAGGACACTCAAGGGACCGGTCATAACGTTCTGGAGTGGTATCGGCGAGTGGATGGGCAAGCACATGGTGATCGAGGAGCCGgccaaagagaagaggaagaggggtgagaaggccaagggcaaagaTAAGGACAAGAGCAAGggccaagacaagacacctgctggtgaggagaagaaggacggcaaTCAGGATGGACCACCGGCTGCTGGCGATGCTTCATCCAAGGCCAAAAATGAGGAGTCGCAGCCAGCACAACAGcaaccatcaacaacaccatcagaATCGGCTGCGGCATCAGGGGCCAAGGAAGCTGAGACAAGTGTCACACCGAAAGTCGACGATGTCGTCACAAAGCCAGGGGAACCGCCTTCAACGGCGCCGAAAACGACGTCTCCCACTCTCAAGACCGAAGAACCCGTTCggtcgatggcgatgccaccaccacctcccccTAGTGGTCTAGCCATACATGCccctcaacctccatcatcaacaccaacaccaccgccgccCTCTCCCCTCGCTCCTCCAACAAGTGGCCTCGCCGCTCCATCTCCTCTTCCCGCTACCGCACCACCAGACACAACTCAGCAGTCCATCATGACTCCACCATCAGGCCTCGCCCGTCCACCAGAACCGAAGCCTTCTGGTGTTCTGGCAGCCCCTATCCTCGCTCCCCCTCTCGGTATAAGTGTCAACGGGGCGGTGCCTCCTATGATGGGCTTTAGCAACCCCAAATCCAACGTCCTTGCACCGCCGAACACATCTCAAGGTGTTGTCCCTCCCACCTTGTCGGCCATcgcccctcctcctccctccctaTCCCCTCCAGTCACCTCTTCTCCTGCTGCAAAACCTACACCAGCGACCTCATCCGCAACAACCGATCCAGCTCCAAAAGACGCCCACCCCCAGCCTATATCCAAACCTTCCGATCCCCCTGCCAAAACCCCTAATGCAGACCCTTCAGCTGCACCTAACCCCCCTGAAGCCGAACCTCAGCCACCCCAACCATCGACCGGAGCCCGCAACGCCATGGTTTTTCAAAACTTTGACAATAACGCGCTTAAGGATCGTACCATCCAAACTCAGATCATCTTTGGCCGAAAGATGAACAAGCTACCCA AACCTTCACCCGCTCCACTCTGCGTCATCACAAACCACCCTGCCCGCTACCGTGATCCTCGCACTGGCCTCCCTTATTACAACGCGTACGCGTACCGCGAGATCCAGCGTCTCATCCGGAACGAGTACCGCTGGAGCTGCGCCCTCAACGCTTGGGTCGGCAGCGGGACATACGCGGCCAGGGGGGTCCCTGAACGCTTCCTGAATCCTAACAAGAAGGGgcctgagaagaaggagccgGCAGCTGGTGATGAGACTAAGGGAGAGGCTGCGAAGACCACGGATGCGGCTCCCGCACCCAAGGGCCCCGATGGGACGACTGACGCTCAAGTTCCAGAGAACAAGACCAATCCCGTCAAGGAAGAGCCAAAGCCATCTCCTATTTCCCAACCCGACACGGCCAAGGCCACTGCTCAGGTCAACACGGCTGCACCTGGCAACTTGGCACAAGCCCCAACAGCTGGACATTCAACCTCAATCTCAGCCCCGGCTCCGGCACCAGCCCCGGCTTCAGCTCCAGTTCTTACTCCTCCAACCTTTGCTCCCCCCACTTCCGCTGCAGCTCCTGCTCCCCAACCTCAGCTACAGGCTCCAACCAACCCCCCGCCGACTGCCGTGGGAACTGCACCGACACCAGCTCAAGAGACAAAGTGA
- a CDS encoding Translationally-controlled tumor protein-like protein — MIIFKDILTGDELISDSYDLKEVAGTVYEADCAMIEEGGVNVDIGANASAEEAEEALDDTVVKVNNIVSSFRLQSTSFDKKSYLTYLKGYMKAVKAALQEKNAPAETITAFEKGAQAYVKEHLLPNFKDFEFYTGESMNPDGMVVLLNYREDGVTPYIIVWKHGLTEMKV, encoded by the exons ATGATTATCTTCAAG GACATCCTCACCGGCGACGAGCTGATCTCAGACTCGTACGACCTCAAGGAGGTCGCCGGTACCGTCTATGAGGCTGACTGTGCCATGATCGAGGAGGGTGGTGTCAACGTCG ATATTGGTGCCAACGCTTccgctgaggaggccgaggaggccctCGATGACACcgtcgtcaaggtcaacaacATCGTCAGCTCTTTCCGTCTCCAGAGCACTTCTTTCGACAAGAAGAGCTACCTCACCTACCTCAAGG GCTACATgaaggctgtcaaggctgctctcCAGGAGAAGAACGCTCCCGCCGAGACCATCACTGCCTTCGAGAAGGGTGCTCAGGCCTACGTCAAGGAGCACCTCCTGCCCAActtcaaggactttgagTTCTACACTGGCGAGTCCATGAACCCCGACGGAAT GGTTGTCCTCCTCAACTACCGTGAGGATGGTGTCACCCCCTACATCATCGTCTGGAAGCACGGTCTTACCGAGATGAAGGTCTAA